Below is a window of Drosophila willistoni isolate 14030-0811.24 chromosome XR unlocalized genomic scaffold, UCI_dwil_1.1 Seg144, whole genome shotgun sequence DNA.
ACATTATCATCGACATctgagagagaggaagagtaATAATGATTGATTTTCTATCGGTTGTGCGAGTTGCAAATCGTCCCATTAAACGTTTGACATTGAATTATAGCCAAAATTGATTCATAtacgaaaaaaagtaaaaattaaaaaatttttaattctcGCAATAgttattcaaaataaaatttaaatattttatttagcGAGATTTGTTGTGACCTTGTGATGTGTGCTCAAGAAGGATACTCAAGCATGGCTACAGTAACAGGAGATCTTAAAACCTCACATAGGATTGCCGTTTTGattagtttaaaaatttatgttgGTATTTAAATGCCATTTGagtttgtatttttgtttttccactGATTTTTTGCATATACCATTTGCGAGATGCTTGGCATAAAATTGCAAACAGTTTATATGGCAATtcgaaatttattttcaagttgtggcattattttttgttttgtttttgttttttgttttttgtttttgtgtgttaacATAttcggaaaaaataaaaaggaaaggaaagcgCTCAAAAATTTCGTGCTTTATTTTTCTCTGTTAGCATCGACAAAGCAGCCTAATGTTTTTGTGCCATAGAGGGAAAACTTTCGCCATTTGAATGGCGTTTATTTTCAACAGATTTCTActgacagacacacacatatacatacacacataacATACACTCACATAACATACACTCACTTATACACTCATACACTGGCTgcataaaaaaacatttgaagTGCACATAATTTGGCGATCACAGAGCAGAGATTTTCACTCTCCATCTCTTTCACTCcttctgtgtatgtgtgtgtgtgggtatgtGGAAAATTGTTGGCATTTTTGCAACTTTACTTGctaaacaatttcaaaatttttgtgctgTGCTGCGCTTGGCGGGGCATATAAAGCCAGTTCCAAGGACAAGACCAAACCCGGCCAGGACAGGACAAGATAGGACcactagcagcagcagcagcagcaggcgtAGAAGCTATATCTAGTGCCAGGCaaccaaatgaaaataataataataaaaaagaaatagaagagTTGTAAAAGGgaaagaacaagaacaactgAAGACCGAAGGAAAATCAGGAGGAGGGCAGGCTTTGTTGGTTCAATAACTTGCAGTCAAAAATCAAACAAGTGACTCCTTGGCAACGATGCCTAACCAGTTGAGACTAAACAGTGGGGCGAATGCATGTTGTGGtggaggcggcggcggcggagACACTTCCCTGTTTTCTGACTGGACGCAGGCGTGGCGATATGCCAGTCTGCAGCCAACACTCGGCCAGAGTTCAGCCACGATGTACGGACGTCTACCAGGTACTAGCGGCGGGAATGCCACAGTGGCAGGTGGCGGTGTCCTGAGCGGCAGTGGAACGGGTGGTGCCGGCGGCGCTTGTGGCGGCGTTGGCACATCGTCATCCACACACGACAAGCTGAAAATTGGCTTCTGCACGGATCTGGACAAATCGGTTTTGGTCAACAATTTCGAGAAACGCGGTTGGCATCAGGTGAATGGCGACGATGATTGGCACTTCTATTGGGCCGGAGTGCAGACCTGCCGAAATATCTTTAGTGTGGACAGTGGCTATCGGATGCATGATAATCAAATGATTAATCATTTTCCAAACCATTACGAGCTGTCGCGCAAGGATTTGCTTGTAAAAAATATCAAGCGCTATCGAAAGGATCTCGAGCGTGATGGCAATCCCCTGGCTGAGAAAACCGAATCAAATAACTCGAGTGGCACACGATATCTTTATTTAGATTTCGTGCCTACCACATTTGTCCTGCCTGCTGATTACAATATGTTTGTGGAGGAGTATCGCAAATTTCCGCTAAGCACTTGGATTATGAAACCATGCGGCAAATCCCAGGGAGCTGGCATTTTTTTAATCAATAAGCtatcaaaactaaaaaagtgGTCACGAGAAGCCAAGGGTCCGTTTCATCCACAAATTGCCAAGGAGTCGTATGTTATATCCCGATATATTGACAATCCATTGCTTATTGGGGGCAAAAAATTCGATCTTCGGCTGTATGTGTTGGTCGCCTCGTTCAGACCCCTTAAGGCATACCTTTTCA
It encodes the following:
- the LOC6638617 gene encoding polyglutamylase complex subunit TTLL1; amino-acid sequence: MPNQLRLNSGANACCGGGGGGGDTSLFSDWTQAWRYASLQPTLGQSSATMYGRLPGTSGGNATVAGGGVLSGSGTGGAGGACGGVGTSSSTHDKLKIGFCTDLDKSVLVNNFEKRGWHQVNGDDDWHFYWAGVQTCRNIFSVDSGYRMHDNQMINHFPNHYELSRKDLLVKNIKRYRKDLERDGNPLAEKTESNNSSGTRYLYLDFVPTTFVLPADYNMFVEEYRKFPLSTWIMKPCGKSQGAGIFLINKLSKLKKWSREAKGPFHPQIAKESYVISRYIDNPLLIGGKKFDLRLYVLVASFRPLKAYLFKQGFCRFCTVKYDTSVTELDNMYVHLTNVSVQKHGGEYNTLHGGKWSVQNLALYLEGTRGKDVTDRLFGAISWLIVHSLRAVAPVMASDRHCFECYGYDIIIDNALKPWLVEVNASPSLTSTTVNDRILKYKLIDNILSVVLPPDGVPDVRWNKVPSADALGNFELLIDEELAAQDEAQNSTASSHPKATKVGSRWK